A window from Chiroxiphia lanceolata isolate bChiLan1 chromosome 3, bChiLan1.pri, whole genome shotgun sequence encodes these proteins:
- the NHSL1 gene encoding NHS-like protein 1 isoform X9 has translation MLMHECDKLRRDGYRSSQYYSQGPTFSSSSSAICGSYQDDYEEIEQKCPVSPPEEEKLITIKRPKSPASNELSDINTQTNWTKSLPLPTPEEKMRQQAQAVQTDVVPINVTGENFDRQASIRRSLIYTDTVVRRPKKVKRRKTITGIPDNIQKELAVGTGQSDFRGHSMYVPDHCSTLGRLDSYRSAMQRSETKDTSCQTEEVKVVPPSMRRIRAQKGQGIAAQMSQFSSSSGNMSVMSDSAAVIFASRQNSDIGFHSLPRVGARVSLQSLDQTQSISRQTEDIAGTLTHQISKLQVDDSVVHLRNNPTMGTLSRPKSQEVRSCDSEKSTSPACVVSPHATYSTSIIPNATLSSSSEVIIIHAAQSVGSLDSKMNSSTAYPNPRDNPVTSSAISGKEDHHSSSGNWSESSSTRHSQTSDTIPSNTVMMLSLGDSAVSLSTPGNAEAGSQTTSYSCRNNVALPNPSQDSDGRSESSYSGERAQATVDSTEHWLYKSSENSETPSHKVVCTTPGCATPGSNLSSSSLERTSVRDDSTSVYSVDHDGYYSAMHMDSGLKSDMPCNNTNGFGNPRDSVINVFEGKEKKQQVDQLGQGDKSLARNISLKKAKKPPLPPSRTDSLRRMPKKKVQSNGQVLDETLIATLQHSLQLNLKCKNGSSPSQSPSSDYEDPWVLRSRSQSSVSASSSMMSTTAPNLYSICTVTPSQSETSSIKSEYADQWGYYSDYAAVADDQVKSPVTHSVSTSSALSDYSISHFSDGSRASVPQVPSGLAKPKSTSPEKSHRVTSPSSGYSSQSNTPTALTPVPVLLKPASSGNGKSKLKPKVPERKSSLLSSVSMSSSSTSLSSNTSTEGSVSVKKLDSALSPPPDSGAPPLPPSLSTPPHCPELSPPPPPPPAEVMDLSPLPASPTFPPPPPEANVNSSFAQTVPWLQQEASISSFSSPVPPPPTCPLAVPPPAPPLDPKLTKGATIYPQYSFKKRNQEDSCYSPVKQPLNKQDSSRPVMPLVTTKALQMVQLRSVKKATEGEPSPESASEATSEEKGTVNSSSQSSLKPSLSLRLSSSLGNEEMKTQGTSFKNAVQTLSRGSPLILSDNTPALDSDQKPVSAVGLKKSSEACALGTATDDTPESSVQSEDLPSGMSLQGSPASPDKVQVILPSKKPPPISKKPKLFLVVPPPQLDLTVEKAAEVSDTVRSTSSPTKRDTVLAHCEEARNCLTDGLGSSEMDSGSLVPEGGAAGFTFSEAGGANAFVVQPAASPVQEEPRQEEQSAFDEGSSSGSSQDSGSNADGHLSQENESVEVFESDTANSSFLPSCSYGEETDGVATPARPRTTEDLFAAIHRSKRKVLGRKDSEDDRTRNHSPSPPVTPTGASPNLATLKQAGSIQRSVRKSSTSNDNFKALLLKKGSRCDTSSRMSAAEMLKNTDPRFHRTKTDAPADLSDSPASCSPSKSKRAQEEWAKSEGLMPRSMSFSGTRYGRSRTPPSAASSKYNVRNRIQSSPMTVISEGDGEVVEQSEGRVWRTLEEQQERQLDMFNSDEMDMNDFAYVEEAGCKETLDPAHLDLMTPPGTSRKYLSPSAEES, from the exons GGGAGAATTTCGACCGCCAGGCCAGCATTCGGCGGTCTCTAATTTACACAGACACGGTGGTAAGACGGCCGAAGAAAGTCAAAAGGAGAAAGACTATTACAGGAATCCCTGACAACATACAAAAGGAGCTAG CAGTTGGCACTGGCCAAAGTGATTTCCGAGGGCATTCGATGTATGTCCCAGATCACTGTTCCACACTAGGGAGACTAGACAGCTATCGCTCTGCTATGCAGCGCTCGGAAACCAAGGACACCAGCTGCCAGACGGAGGAAGTTAAAGTTGTACCCCCTTCAATGAGAAGAATAAGAGCACAGAAAGGACAAGGCATTGCAGCCCAGATGTCTCAGTTCTCCAGCTCATCTGGAAACATGTCAGTGATGAGTGATTCTGCTGCAGTTATATTTGCCTCTCGCCAAAATAGCGACATAGGTTTTCACAGCTTGCCTCGAGTTGGTGCAAGAGTATCTCTGCAGTCCCTAGACCAGACACAGAGCATCTCTAGGCAGACGGAAGACATTGCTGGCACTTTAACTCACCAGATAAGTAAATTGCAAGTGGATGATAGTGTTGTGCATCTGAGGAATAATCCCACGATGGGGACACTGTCGAGGCCAAAGTCTCAAGAGGTGAGAAGCTGTGATAGTGAGAAGTCCACAAGCCCAGCATGTGTGGTCTCTCCTCATGCCACCTACTCAACGAGCATCATACCCAATGCAACACTGTCATCCTCCTCAGAAGTTATCATTATTCACGCTGCCCAGAGTGTTGGTTCATTGGATAGTAAAATGAACAGCTCCACTGCCTACCCAAATCCAAGAGACAATCCTGTTACCAGCAGTGCAATAAGTGGGAAAGAAGACCACCATTCTTCAAGTGGTAACTGGAGTGAGAGTAGCTCCACACGTCACTCACAGACTTCAGATACCATCCCATCTAATACTGTCATGATGCTTTCTCTTGGTGACTCTGCTGTCTCTCTTAGCACTCCTGGGAATGCAGAGGCTGGGTCTCAGACCACGAGCTACAGCTGCAGGAACAATGTTGCTTTACCAAACCCTTCCCAGGACAGCGATGGTAGGAGTGAATCTAGCTATTCTGGGGAGCGAGCACAGGCAACAGTAGACAGCACAGAGCATTGGTTGTACAAGTCTTCAGAAAACAGTGAGACTCCTTCACACAAGGTGGTTTGTACCACACCAGGCTGTGCCACTCCTGGTAGCaacctgagcagcagcagcctggagaggaCATCAGTCAGGGATGATTCTACTTCTGTGTATTCTGTGGACCATGATGGTTATTACAGTGCCATGCATATGGACTCTGGGCTGAAGTCAGACATGCCATGCAATAATACTAATGGTTTTGGGAATCCCAGAGACAGTGTGATAAATGTCtttgaaggaaaggagaagaaacagcagGTTGACCAATTAGGCCAAGGTGACAAATCTCTTGCAAGAAACATCTCTCTgaaaaaagccaagaaaccaCCTTTGCCACCATCCAGAACAGACTCACTCAGAAGGATGCCTAAGAAAAAAGTCCAATCCAATGGACAGGTACTTGATGAAACCCTCATTGCCACCCTCCAGCATTCTCTACAGTTAAATCTTAAGTGCAAAAATGGCAGctccccttcccagagcccCTCCAGTGATTATGAGGATCCCTGGGTGTTGCGCTCCCGCAGCCAAAGCTCGGTCAGTGCAAGCAGCAGCATGATGTCCACCACTGCTCCAAACCTTTACTCCATCTGCACAGTCACTCCCTCACAGAGTGAAACAAGTAGCATCAAGTCAGAGTACGCTGACCAGTGGGGCTATTACAGCGACTACGCCGCAGTGGCAGACGACCAGGTGAAATCCCCAGTGACCCATTCTGTCAGTACATCGTCCGCTCTCAGCGATTACAGCATCAGCCACTTCAGTGATGGCTCAAGGGCTTCTGTGCCACAAGTGCCCAGTGGGCTGGCAAAACCAAAGAGCACTTCTCCGGAGAAATCCCACCGAGTCACATCGCCATCGAGTGGGTACTCCAGCCAGTCCAATACACCCACTGCGCTTACTCCAGTGCCTGTACTTTTAAAACCTGCATCATCAGGAAATGGGAAATCCAAGCTGAAGCCTAAAGTGCCTGAAAGGAAATCCTCTCTTCTGTCTTCAGTTTCCATGTCTTCATCCTCCACTTCCCTTTCTTCAAATACATCTACCGAAGGGAGTGTGAGTGTGAAGAAATTGGACTCCGCCCTGAGCCCTCCTCCGGATTCTGGTGCACCTCCTCTGCCACCTTCTCTTTCAACACCTCCACATTGCCCTGAactttctcctccccctcctcctcctccagcagaagTCATGGATTTGTCACCATTGCCAGCCTCTCCCACATTCCCCCCTCCTCCACCAGAAGCTAATGTAAATTCTTCCTTTGCTCAGACTGTCCCATGGTTACAGCAGGAAGCCTCCATCAGTTCATTCTCTTcccctgttcctcctcctcctactTGCCCCTTAGCTgtcccaccaccagcaccacctcTTGATCCCAAGTTAACAAAAGGTGCAACAATATACCCACAGTATTCTTTTAAGAAACGCAACCAGGAAGATTCTTGCTACAGTCCAGTGAAACAGCCACTCAACAAGCAAGACTCATCGAGACCTGTGATGCCATTAGTAACTACCAAAGCATTGCAAATGGTGCAGTTGAGGTCTGTGAAAAAAGCGACAGAAGGTGAACCATCACCTGAATCTGCTTCTGAAGCCACGTCTGAGGAGAAGGGTACTGTAAATTCATCGTCACAGTCTTCCCTAAAGCCATCTCTCTCACTAAGACTCAGTAGCAGCTTAGGAAATGAGGAAATGAAAACTCAAGgcacttcatttaaaaatgcagttcaaACACTGTCTCGGGGTTCTCCTCTCATTCTCTCTGATAACACACCTGCGCTTGACAGTGATCAAAAGCCTGTGAGTGCAGTAGGTCTAAAAAAGTCTTCTGAAGCTTGTGCACTGGGAACAGCTACTGATGATACACCTGAGTCTTCAGTGCAGAGTGAAGACCTCCCTTCTGGCATGTCACTTCAGGGGTCACCAGCATCTCCTGACAAGGTTCAGGTCATATTGCCAAGCAAGAAACCACCTCCTATTTCTAAGAAACCTAAACTGTTCCTTGTTGTACCACCTCCACAGTTAGATCTTACAGTGGAGAAAGCAGCTGAAGTGAGTGATACTGTCAGAAGCACATCAAGTCCGACTAAGAGAGACACTGTGCTTGCACACTGCGAGGAGGCGAGAAATTGTCTTACAGATGGACTCGGTTCTAGCGAGATGGACTCTGGCAGCCTGGTTCCtgagggaggagctgctggattcACCTTCTCTGAGGCAGGGGGAGCGAATGCCTTTGTGGTACAGCCTGCTGCATCACCAGTTCAAGAagagcccaggcaggaggagcagtcTGCTTTTGATGAAGGAAGCAGTTCAGGCAGCAGCCAAGACAGCGGCAGTAATGCTGACGGACACCTATCTCAAGAGAACGAAAGTG TGGAGGTGTTTGAATCAGATACAGCAAATAGTTCATTTCTGCCAAGCTGTAGTTATGGGGAAGAGACGGATGGAGTGGCAACACCAGCAAGACCAAGGACTACTGAAGATCTTTTTGCAGCCATTCACAG ATCCAAAAGGAAAGTCCTTGGCCGTAAAGATTCTGAAGATGACCGTACCCGCAACCATTCTCCGTCGCCCCCCGTAACTCCCACTGGTGCTTCCCCAAATTTAGCTACCCTCAAACAAGCTGGATCTATTCAGAGAAGCGTTCGCAAGAGCAGCACCAGCAACGACAACTTCAAAGCCCTGCTGCTGAAGAAAGGGAGCCGCTGTGACACCAGTTCCCGGATGTCTGCGGCAGAGATGTTGAAGAACACGGACCCGCGGTTCCACCGGACAAAGACAGATGCCCCTGCTGACCTTTCtgacagccctgccagctgctcACCCAGCAAGAGCAAACGGGCCCAGGAAGAATGGGCCAAGAGCGAGGGCCTGATGCCAAGGAGTATGTCTTTCTCTGGCACTAGGTATGGCCGGTCAAGAACACCCCcgtctgctgccagcagcaagtACAACGTCCGCAACCGCATTCAGAGCAGCCCCATGACTGTCATTAGTGAAGGAGATGGGGAAGTGGTGGAACAGTCAGAGGGCAGGGTCTGGAGAACTTTGGAAGAGCAGCAAGAGAGGCAGCTTGATATGTTTAACAGTGATGAAATGGACATGAATGATTTTGCATATGTTGAGGAGGCAGGCTGCAAGGAGACCTTGGATCCAGCCCATCTAGACTTAATGACTCCACCAGGTACTTCAAGGAAGTATCTAAGCCCTTCAGCTGAAGAAAGTTAA
- the NHSL1 gene encoding NHS-like protein 1 isoform X8, which translates to MFCLKAVSNLDEESRWSVHYTAPWHQQENVFLPSSRPPCVEDLHRQAKLNLKSVLRECDKLRRDGYRSSQYYSQGPTFSSSSSAICGSYQDDYEEIEQKCPVSPPEEEKLITIKRPKSPASNELSDINTQTNWTKSLPLPTPEEKMRQQAQAVQTDVVPINVTGENFDRQASIRRSLIYTDTVVRRPKKVKRRKTITGIPDNIQKELAVGTGQSDFRGHSMYVPDHCSTLGRLDSYRSAMQRSETKDTSCQTEEVKVVPPSMRRIRAQKGQGIAAQMSQFSSSSGNMSVMSDSAAVIFASRQNSDIGFHSLPRVGARVSLQSLDQTQSISRQTEDIAGTLTHQISKLQVDDSVVHLRNNPTMGTLSRPKSQEVRSCDSEKSTSPACVVSPHATYSTSIIPNATLSSSSEVIIIHAAQSVGSLDSKMNSSTAYPNPRDNPVTSSAISGKEDHHSSSGNWSESSSTRHSQTSDTIPSNTVMMLSLGDSAVSLSTPGNAEAGSQTTSYSCRNNVALPNPSQDSDGRSESSYSGERAQATVDSTEHWLYKSSENSETPSHKVVCTTPGCATPGSNLSSSSLERTSVRDDSTSVYSVDHDGYYSAMHMDSGLKSDMPCNNTNGFGNPRDSVINVFEGKEKKQQVDQLGQGDKSLARNISLKKAKKPPLPPSRTDSLRRMPKKKVQSNGQVLDETLIATLQHSLQLNLKCKNGSSPSQSPSSDYEDPWVLRSRSQSSVSASSSMMSTTAPNLYSICTVTPSQSETSSIKSEYADQWGYYSDYAAVADDQVKSPVTHSVSTSSALSDYSISHFSDGSRASVPQVPSGLAKPKSTSPEKSHRVTSPSSGYSSQSNTPTALTPVPVLLKPASSGNGKSKLKPKVPERKSSLLSSVSMSSSSTSLSSNTSTEGSVSVKKLDSALSPPPDSGAPPLPPSLSTPPHCPELSPPPPPPPAEVMDLSPLPASPTFPPPPPEANVNSSFAQTVPWLQQEASISSFSSPVPPPPTCPLAVPPPAPPLDPKLTKGATIYPQYSFKKRNQEDSCYSPVKQPLNKQDSSRPVMPLVTTKALQMVQLRSVKKATEGEPSPESASEATSEEKGTVNSSSQSSLKPSLSLRLSSSLGNEEMKTQGTSFKNAVQTLSRGSPLILSDNTPALDSDQKPVSAVGLKKSSEACALGTATDDTPESSVQSEDLPSGMSLQGSPASPDKVQVILPSKKPPPISKKPKLFLVVPPPQLDLTVEKAAEVSDTVRSTSSPTKRDTVLAHCEEARNCLTDGLGSSEMDSGSLVPEGGAAGFTFSEAGGANAFVVQPAASPVQEEPRQEEQSAFDEGSSSGSSQDSGSNADGHLSQENESVEVFESDTANSSFLPSCSYGEETDGVATPARPRTTEDLFAAIHRSKRKVLGRKDSEDDRTRNHSPSPPVTPTGASPNLATLKQAGSIQRSVRKSSTSNDNFKALLLKKGSRCDTSSRMSAAEMLKNTDPRFHRTKTDAPADLSDSPASCSPSKSKRAQEEWAKSEGLMPRSMSFSGTRYGRSRTPPSAASSKYNVRNRIQSSPMTVISEGDGEVVEQSEGRVWRTLEEQQERQLDMFNSDEMDMNDFAYVEEAGCKETLDPAHLDLMTPPGTSRKYLSPSAEES; encoded by the exons GGGAGAATTTCGACCGCCAGGCCAGCATTCGGCGGTCTCTAATTTACACAGACACGGTGGTAAGACGGCCGAAGAAAGTCAAAAGGAGAAAGACTATTACAGGAATCCCTGACAACATACAAAAGGAGCTAG CAGTTGGCACTGGCCAAAGTGATTTCCGAGGGCATTCGATGTATGTCCCAGATCACTGTTCCACACTAGGGAGACTAGACAGCTATCGCTCTGCTATGCAGCGCTCGGAAACCAAGGACACCAGCTGCCAGACGGAGGAAGTTAAAGTTGTACCCCCTTCAATGAGAAGAATAAGAGCACAGAAAGGACAAGGCATTGCAGCCCAGATGTCTCAGTTCTCCAGCTCATCTGGAAACATGTCAGTGATGAGTGATTCTGCTGCAGTTATATTTGCCTCTCGCCAAAATAGCGACATAGGTTTTCACAGCTTGCCTCGAGTTGGTGCAAGAGTATCTCTGCAGTCCCTAGACCAGACACAGAGCATCTCTAGGCAGACGGAAGACATTGCTGGCACTTTAACTCACCAGATAAGTAAATTGCAAGTGGATGATAGTGTTGTGCATCTGAGGAATAATCCCACGATGGGGACACTGTCGAGGCCAAAGTCTCAAGAGGTGAGAAGCTGTGATAGTGAGAAGTCCACAAGCCCAGCATGTGTGGTCTCTCCTCATGCCACCTACTCAACGAGCATCATACCCAATGCAACACTGTCATCCTCCTCAGAAGTTATCATTATTCACGCTGCCCAGAGTGTTGGTTCATTGGATAGTAAAATGAACAGCTCCACTGCCTACCCAAATCCAAGAGACAATCCTGTTACCAGCAGTGCAATAAGTGGGAAAGAAGACCACCATTCTTCAAGTGGTAACTGGAGTGAGAGTAGCTCCACACGTCACTCACAGACTTCAGATACCATCCCATCTAATACTGTCATGATGCTTTCTCTTGGTGACTCTGCTGTCTCTCTTAGCACTCCTGGGAATGCAGAGGCTGGGTCTCAGACCACGAGCTACAGCTGCAGGAACAATGTTGCTTTACCAAACCCTTCCCAGGACAGCGATGGTAGGAGTGAATCTAGCTATTCTGGGGAGCGAGCACAGGCAACAGTAGACAGCACAGAGCATTGGTTGTACAAGTCTTCAGAAAACAGTGAGACTCCTTCACACAAGGTGGTTTGTACCACACCAGGCTGTGCCACTCCTGGTAGCaacctgagcagcagcagcctggagaggaCATCAGTCAGGGATGATTCTACTTCTGTGTATTCTGTGGACCATGATGGTTATTACAGTGCCATGCATATGGACTCTGGGCTGAAGTCAGACATGCCATGCAATAATACTAATGGTTTTGGGAATCCCAGAGACAGTGTGATAAATGTCtttgaaggaaaggagaagaaacagcagGTTGACCAATTAGGCCAAGGTGACAAATCTCTTGCAAGAAACATCTCTCTgaaaaaagccaagaaaccaCCTTTGCCACCATCCAGAACAGACTCACTCAGAAGGATGCCTAAGAAAAAAGTCCAATCCAATGGACAGGTACTTGATGAAACCCTCATTGCCACCCTCCAGCATTCTCTACAGTTAAATCTTAAGTGCAAAAATGGCAGctccccttcccagagcccCTCCAGTGATTATGAGGATCCCTGGGTGTTGCGCTCCCGCAGCCAAAGCTCGGTCAGTGCAAGCAGCAGCATGATGTCCACCACTGCTCCAAACCTTTACTCCATCTGCACAGTCACTCCCTCACAGAGTGAAACAAGTAGCATCAAGTCAGAGTACGCTGACCAGTGGGGCTATTACAGCGACTACGCCGCAGTGGCAGACGACCAGGTGAAATCCCCAGTGACCCATTCTGTCAGTACATCGTCCGCTCTCAGCGATTACAGCATCAGCCACTTCAGTGATGGCTCAAGGGCTTCTGTGCCACAAGTGCCCAGTGGGCTGGCAAAACCAAAGAGCACTTCTCCGGAGAAATCCCACCGAGTCACATCGCCATCGAGTGGGTACTCCAGCCAGTCCAATACACCCACTGCGCTTACTCCAGTGCCTGTACTTTTAAAACCTGCATCATCAGGAAATGGGAAATCCAAGCTGAAGCCTAAAGTGCCTGAAAGGAAATCCTCTCTTCTGTCTTCAGTTTCCATGTCTTCATCCTCCACTTCCCTTTCTTCAAATACATCTACCGAAGGGAGTGTGAGTGTGAAGAAATTGGACTCCGCCCTGAGCCCTCCTCCGGATTCTGGTGCACCTCCTCTGCCACCTTCTCTTTCAACACCTCCACATTGCCCTGAactttctcctccccctcctcctcctccagcagaagTCATGGATTTGTCACCATTGCCAGCCTCTCCCACATTCCCCCCTCCTCCACCAGAAGCTAATGTAAATTCTTCCTTTGCTCAGACTGTCCCATGGTTACAGCAGGAAGCCTCCATCAGTTCATTCTCTTcccctgttcctcctcctcctactTGCCCCTTAGCTgtcccaccaccagcaccacctcTTGATCCCAAGTTAACAAAAGGTGCAACAATATACCCACAGTATTCTTTTAAGAAACGCAACCAGGAAGATTCTTGCTACAGTCCAGTGAAACAGCCACTCAACAAGCAAGACTCATCGAGACCTGTGATGCCATTAGTAACTACCAAAGCATTGCAAATGGTGCAGTTGAGGTCTGTGAAAAAAGCGACAGAAGGTGAACCATCACCTGAATCTGCTTCTGAAGCCACGTCTGAGGAGAAGGGTACTGTAAATTCATCGTCACAGTCTTCCCTAAAGCCATCTCTCTCACTAAGACTCAGTAGCAGCTTAGGAAATGAGGAAATGAAAACTCAAGgcacttcatttaaaaatgcagttcaaACACTGTCTCGGGGTTCTCCTCTCATTCTCTCTGATAACACACCTGCGCTTGACAGTGATCAAAAGCCTGTGAGTGCAGTAGGTCTAAAAAAGTCTTCTGAAGCTTGTGCACTGGGAACAGCTACTGATGATACACCTGAGTCTTCAGTGCAGAGTGAAGACCTCCCTTCTGGCATGTCACTTCAGGGGTCACCAGCATCTCCTGACAAGGTTCAGGTCATATTGCCAAGCAAGAAACCACCTCCTATTTCTAAGAAACCTAAACTGTTCCTTGTTGTACCACCTCCACAGTTAGATCTTACAGTGGAGAAAGCAGCTGAAGTGAGTGATACTGTCAGAAGCACATCAAGTCCGACTAAGAGAGACACTGTGCTTGCACACTGCGAGGAGGCGAGAAATTGTCTTACAGATGGACTCGGTTCTAGCGAGATGGACTCTGGCAGCCTGGTTCCtgagggaggagctgctggattcACCTTCTCTGAGGCAGGGGGAGCGAATGCCTTTGTGGTACAGCCTGCTGCATCACCAGTTCAAGAagagcccaggcaggaggagcagtcTGCTTTTGATGAAGGAAGCAGTTCAGGCAGCAGCCAAGACAGCGGCAGTAATGCTGACGGACACCTATCTCAAGAGAACGAAAGTG TGGAGGTGTTTGAATCAGATACAGCAAATAGTTCATTTCTGCCAAGCTGTAGTTATGGGGAAGAGACGGATGGAGTGGCAACACCAGCAAGACCAAGGACTACTGAAGATCTTTTTGCAGCCATTCACAG ATCCAAAAGGAAAGTCCTTGGCCGTAAAGATTCTGAAGATGACCGTACCCGCAACCATTCTCCGTCGCCCCCCGTAACTCCCACTGGTGCTTCCCCAAATTTAGCTACCCTCAAACAAGCTGGATCTATTCAGAGAAGCGTTCGCAAGAGCAGCACCAGCAACGACAACTTCAAAGCCCTGCTGCTGAAGAAAGGGAGCCGCTGTGACACCAGTTCCCGGATGTCTGCGGCAGAGATGTTGAAGAACACGGACCCGCGGTTCCACCGGACAAAGACAGATGCCCCTGCTGACCTTTCtgacagccctgccagctgctcACCCAGCAAGAGCAAACGGGCCCAGGAAGAATGGGCCAAGAGCGAGGGCCTGATGCCAAGGAGTATGTCTTTCTCTGGCACTAGGTATGGCCGGTCAAGAACACCCCcgtctgctgccagcagcaagtACAACGTCCGCAACCGCATTCAGAGCAGCCCCATGACTGTCATTAGTGAAGGAGATGGGGAAGTGGTGGAACAGTCAGAGGGCAGGGTCTGGAGAACTTTGGAAGAGCAGCAAGAGAGGCAGCTTGATATGTTTAACAGTGATGAAATGGACATGAATGATTTTGCATATGTTGAGGAGGCAGGCTGCAAGGAGACCTTGGATCCAGCCCATCTAGACTTAATGACTCCACCAGGTACTTCAAGGAAGTATCTAAGCCCTTCAGCTGAAGAAAGTTAA